In Primulina eburnea isolate SZY01 chromosome 14, ASM2296580v1, whole genome shotgun sequence, the following proteins share a genomic window:
- the LOC140811963 gene encoding polyamine oxidase 2-like yields MESRKQSIGQLNRALCYSTFEKRTTNSPSVIVIGAGFAGIAAARALHDASFQVTLLESRDRIGGRVHTDHSFGFPVDLGASWLHGVCKENPLASVIARLGLPLYRTSEENSVLYDHDLESYALFDMDGNQVPQELVSNVGQIFDSILKEAYLVRRECSKDISMKRAISIVFNRRPDLRLEGLGHKVLQWYLCRMEGWFAADIDTISVKGWDKEELLPGGHGLMVRGYLPVINSLARDLDIRLGHRVTKIVRRHSGVKVAVENGRTFVADAAVIAIPLGVLKSNCIKFEPRLPEWKEAAINDLGVGIENKIALHFGQVFWPNVEFLGVVSETSYSCSYFLNLHKATGHSVLVYMPAGQLAHDIGKMSDESAANFAFMQLKRILPNASEPIQYLVSHWGTDINSLGSYSFDKVGKPHELYEMLRNPVDNLFFAGEATSMDYPGSVHGAYSTGLMAAQDCRMRVLERYGELDLFEPVMGEDVPISVPLLISRM; encoded by the exons ATGGAGTCACGGAAACAGAGTATTGGCCAGTTGAACAGAG CTCTTTGCTATTCAACCTTCGAGAAGAGGACTACAAACTCGCCATCTGTTATCGTCATAGGTGCTGGTTTTGCTGGTATTGCAGCTGCACGAGCTCTTCATGATGCCTCATTTCAG GTTACCTTACTGGAATCGCGTGATAGAATTGGTGGTCGGGTGCACACTGATCATTCATTTGGTTTCCCTGTTGACTTGGGTGCATCATG GTTACATGGTGTTTGCAAAGAGAACCCATTGGCATCTGTTATTGCTAGACTGGGACTGCCACTCTACCGTACAAGTGAGGAGAACTCAGTTTTGTATGACCATGATTTGGAAAG TTACGCTCTTTTTGATATGGACGGAAATCAAGTACCCCAAGAATTAGTATCAAATGTTGGCCAAATATTTGATAGCATACTGAAAGAGGCAT ATCTAGTAAGGCGAGAATGCAGCAAGGATATATCTATGAAACGTGCCATCTCAATTGTTTTCAATAGGAGACCAGATTTAAG GTTGGAGGGGCTTGGGCACAAGGTATTGCAATGGTACCTATGCAGAATGGAAGGCTGGTTTGCTGCAGATATTGATACAATATCAGTTAAAGGCTGGGACAAG GAAGAGTTGCTTCCTGGTGGGCATGGGCTAATGGTCCGGGGTTATCTTCCTGTGATTAATTCGCTTGCCAGAGATCTTGACATCCGCTTGGGCCACAG AGTGACCAAAATAGTTCGACGACATAGTGGAGTGAAAGTTGCTGTAGAAAATGGAAGAACATTTGTAGCAGATGCTGCTGTTATTGCTATTCCTCTTGGTGTTCTAAAATCAAATTGCATCAAATTTGAGCCTAGATTACCCGAGTGGAAGGAGGCAGCGATTAATGACCTTGGAGTTGGGATAGAGAACAAGATAGCTTTGCATTTTGGGCAGGTCTTTTGGCCAAACGTAGAGTTTTTGGGAGTTGTTTCAGAGACCTCATATAGCTGTAGCTATTTTCTTAATTTGCACAAGGCTACTGGTCATTCAGTTCTTGTGTATATGCCTGCAGGGCAACTTGCCCATGACATTGGAAAAATGTCTGATGAGTCAGCTGCTAATTTTGCTTTCATGCAACTCAAAAGAATCCTTCCAAATGCTTCGGAGccg ATCCAGTACCTTGTGTCACACTGGGGCACAGACATAAATTCATTAGGATCCTACAGCTTTGATAAAGTCGGGAAACCCCATGAACTGTATGAGATGCTACGGAACCCTGTCGACAACTTGTTTTTTGCAGGGGAAGCTACGAGTATGGATTATCCTGGATCTGTCCATGGTGCATACTCCACGGGCTTAATGGCTGCTCAGGACTGCAGAATGCGCGTCTTGGAGCGATATGGAGAGTTGGACCTGTTCGAGCCAGTAATGGGTGAGGACGTTCCCATTTCAGTCCCACTCTTGATCTCTCGTATGTAA